The segment AGCGCTCGTCCAGGTCCGGCAGCCGGGAGGTGAGGCGGGCGAGTTCGCCGCTGACCACTTCGGAGGCCATGGCGCGCAGGGCGACCACGGTCGGGGCGATCCGGGCGGCGCGCTGCGCCTGGCCGAAGGCGGTGACCTCGTCCGCGACGATGCCGGAGACGGCGTCCACGTCGCCGGCGCCGGGGGTGGCGGCGTGCGCGTGCGAGAGGGTCTCCAGGTCGACCAGCAGCGCGCCGTCGAGGTCGCGGACGGTGTGGTCGACGTCGCGCGGCATGGCCAGGTCGAGGAAGGCCAGCGGCCGGGCGGCGGTGCGGGAGGCGAGCGCGGCGGCGACGGCGGGGGCGTCGATCACGGTGCCGGCCGCGCCGGTGCAGGAGATCACCAGGTCGACGTCGGCGAGCGCCTGCGGGACCTTCGCGAAGTCCAGGACGCGGGCGGCGCCGCCGAGGATCTCGACCAGCCGCTCGGCGCGGGCCGGGGTGCGGTTGGCGACCAGCAGGTCGGTGACGCCCGCGCGGGCCAGGGTGGCGGCGGCCAGCGAGCTCATCGAGCCCGCGCCGACCACCAGGGCGCGCTTGCCGGCGATCGGGCCGGCGCCGGCCGCGACCTGCTCCAGGCCGAAGGTGACCAGCGACTGGCCGGCCTTGTCGATGCCGGTCTCGCTGTGCGCGCGCTTGCCGACCCGCAGGGCCTGCTGGAACAGCTCGTTCAGGCCGCGGCCCGCGGTGTGCTCCTCCTGCGCCCTGGCCAGCGCGTCGCGCAGCTGGCCGAGGATCTGGCCCTCGCCGACGACCATCGAGTCCAGGCCGCAGGCCACCGAGAACAGGTGGTGGACGGCGCGGTCCTCGTAGTGCACGTACAGGTGGGGGGTGAGCTCGTCCAGGTCGACGCCGCTGTGCCCGGCGAGCAGCTGGGACAGCTCGGCGACGCCCGCGTGGAACTTGTCCACGTCGGCGTACAGCTCGATCCGGTTGCAGGTGTTGACCAGCGCGGCCTCGCCGACGGTCGCCGAGGCGGCCGCGTCGTGCAGCAGCCGGGTCGGGGTCTGGCCGGTGAGCGCGGCGCGCTCCAGCACGCCGACCGGCGCGGTCCGGTGGCTCAGACCGACTACCAGAAGACTCATGCCCCCACCTCGTCGTGACGGATGTTCGTGCTCACGCCGGCATCACCGCGGACAGGTCGTCGTCCGGGCCGCCCTTGGCGGGTGCCGCGGGCGCGGCGGGCGCGGCCTTCGCCTGCTCGGCCTTGCCGCCGGCGGCCCGGCGCAGCTTCGCGGCGGCGGCGCGGACCGGGCCGGGGGCGCGGTCGAGCACCGAGTCGCCCGCGGCCGGCTCGTCGCCGGCCTTGCGCTGCTCGTGGAAGGCGAGGATCTGCAGCTCTATCGACAGGTCGACCTTGCGCACGTCGACGCCGTCCGGCACGGTCAGCACGGTCGGGGCGAAGTTCAGGATGCTGGTCACGCCGGCCTCCACCAGCCGGTCGCAGACCTGCTGGGCGGCGCCGGGCGGGGTGGTGATCACGCCGATGGAGACGTGCTGGGTGGCGACGATCTCCTCCAGCTCGTCCATGTGCCGGACGGGCAGGCCGGCGGCGGCGGAGCCGACCACGTGGGGGTCGGCGTCCAGCAGCGCGGCGACCCGGAAGCCGCGGGAGGCGAAGCCGCCGTAGTTGGCGAGGGCGTGGCCCAGGTTGCCGATGCCGACGATGACGACCGGCCAGTCCTGGGTGAGGCCCAGCTCGCGGGAGATCTGGTAGACGAGGTACTCCACGTCGTAGCCGACGCCGCGGGTGCCGTAGGAGCCCAGGTAGGAGAAGTCCTTGCGGAGCTTCGCGGAGTTCACCCCGGCGGCGGCGGCCAGCTCCTCGGAGGAGACGGTCGGGACCGAGCGCTCGGAGAGCGCGGTCAGGGCCCGCAGGTAGAGCGGGAGGCGGGCCACGGTCGCCTCCGGAATGCCCCGCGCACGCGAGGACCTGCGCGCGGCGCCCGGGTCGGGCGTCTGCGAACTGCTGGGTGAGGGTCGGCCGATTGCCACGCTGCTCCTGTGGGTGAAGCTGGGCTTGGACCGCCAGGCTATGCGTTTGTGAACGTGTGCACAAAGATGGTGTCCGATTTGTCCCCGAACAGTGACACGCATCACTCGTAACCCGCCGAACCGATCAGCGCCCGCGGGCCCTCCACCCCGGCCGGCCAGGGCCCGAGCTGCGCCACCCGGCGCAGCAGCGGGGCCGCGCCGCCGGCCCGCGCCGCCCGCGCGGGGGCCAGTCGCGGCCACGGCACCGGCGGCTGCCCGGCCGGCTGCTCGACCGACCGCTCCGGCGGCGGCTCCTCCGAGCAGCCGCCGGTCCGGCGGCAGTGCCGCAGCAGCTCCACCGTCGCCCGGGCGTCCCCCAGCGCGGTGTGCGCCGGGAACCAGCCGAGCCCGGCCGCGTCCACGCACGCCGAGAGCCCGTAGCCGCCCGCCTCCGGCAGCTGCCGGCGGGCCAGCCGCATCGTGCAGAGCAGCGGGACCTGCGGCAGCGCCACCCCGATCCGGGCGAACTCGCGCTCCAGGAACGCCCGGTCGCAGGTCACGTGGTGGCCGACCAGCACCCGGCCGGCCAGCAGCTCCAGCAGCCGCGGCGCGATCTGCCGGAACCTCGGCGCGCCCAGCACGTCCGCCTGCGCTATCCCGTGCACGTGGGTCGGGCCCACCGGTCCGCCCGGGTCCACCAGCGTGGCGAACTCCCGCTCGGTGCGCAGCCCGGCGTCCAACTGCACCACGGCGACCTCGACCACCCGGTGGCGCCAGGGGCTACGACCGGTGGCCTCGACGTCGACGACGGCGTAGCCGCTCATCGCGCCCTCCTCTTGCACAGCCCCCGGCGGACACGGAAACCGTTCGATCGTAAGCCGAGAGGAGGGCGAACTCCTAGGGCGATCTTCGTCGGGCGTCCACGAAGCAGTTCCGCGGGCGCCCCCGCCGCTACCCGCCCAGCGCCTTGCGCAGCCGGCTCTCGTCCACCCGCCAGAAGTCGTGCTGCCGCCCGTCGATCAGGGTGACCGGGATCTGCTCGGCGTACCGCTCGTAGAGCTCCGGGTCCTGGAGGACGTCCTTCTCCTCGAAGGTCGCGCCGAGGTCGGCGGTGACCTTGAGGACGACCGCGCGGGCGTCCTCGCAGAGGTGGCAGCCGGGCTTGCCGACCAGCGTGACGACGGTGTCGGCGGGGTTCTTCTTGGCGCGTCGCAACAGGTTCACCGGTTCATTGTGCCGCCGCGCGTTCACTGCGGCGGCACTCCGCCGACACGGGGTCGGGCGGCCGCGCTGACTATGCTCGTCGCATGGCCGCGCTGCGAAGGCTCACCCAGTCAAAGCGTTCCACCGACGACCGGACCGCCCTGGCGGGCGAGGCCGCGGCCGACGCCGCCCGGGCCCAGCTCCCGCCCGAGGACACGGCGGCGGAGGGGCCGCCGGCCGCCGCCGAGCCGGCCGGGGACCACACCCCGGTGCCCGGGGACGTCCGGGCCGCCGCGTTCTTCGACTGCGACAACACGATCCTGCGCGGGGCAGCGATCTTCTACCTGGGCGTCGGGCTGTACCGGCGGCGCTTCTTCTCCCGCCGCGACCTGGCCCGCTTCGCCTGGCAGCAGGCCGCGTTCCGGCTGCGCGGGTCGGAGAACCCGGACCACATCGCCGACGCCCGGGACAGCGCGCTCGGCCTGGTCGCGGGCAAGCGCACCGCCGACCTGGAGCAGATCTGCGAGGAGATCTTCGAACCGGTGCTGGCCGAGAAGGTCTGGCCGGGCACCCGGGCGCTGGTGCAGATGCACCTGGACGCCGGGCAGCGGGTCTGGCTGGTGACCGCCGCCCCGCAGGAGGTGGCCCGGCTGATCGCCCGCCGGCTGGGCATGACCGGCGCGCTCGGCACCGTCGCGGAGACCGCGGACGGCGTCTACACCGGCCGGCTGGTCGGCGGGATGCTGCACGGCCCGGCGAAGGCCGCCGCGGTGCGGGCGCTGGCCCGCCGCGAGCAGCTGGATTTGGCGCGCTGCGCGGCGTTCAGCGACTCCGCCAACGACATCCCGATGCTGAGCCTGGTCGGCCACCCGTACGTGATCAACCCGGACCGGGCGCTGCGCCGGCATGCGCGGGCGATGGGCTGGCGGGTGCGGGACTTCCGGACCGGGCGGAAGGCGGCCCGGATCGGCCTCCCGGCGGCGGCCGGGCTGGGCGTGCTGGCCGGGGCGGCCGCGGCGGCGGTCGCGGTGCACCGACGCCGGCGGGCCTGAGAGCGCGAGCGGACCTGAGAGCGCGAGCGGGCCTGAGAGCGCACTGGCGGGCCCCGGCCCGGCCCGCGTCAACACCGCGACGGCGACACGCCCCCCGGCGGGTGGTCGTGGCACGTCAGCGGGGGTGAACCGGCCCGCCCGGACGGATGGTCCGGGACCGTCCGGCGGTGACCGGAACTGATCGTTCGGCAGTCGGTCAAAGTCGTGGGTTGGGGGCGCGGATAGCGGGGAAACCCGGCCCGCGCCCCGGTGTTCGGTCACCGGATGTGCACAAGTGGTCACATTGAGCCGGATGGATGGCGCCAACTCCGGTCACCGACAGGTGAATATGCGCAAGAAGTGGACCTCATCCGACCACTTCGACCACGCGGTGTAGCTGTCATTGCACAAAGCGTTATTCTCTCCTGGATGCACGCCACCCGAACGTCCCCGTGACGGGTGGTCCGTGCGGCGTGCTCTCCGCACAGGCGGAGGTGATCCGTCCACAGTTCTGCCTCTGGGAGTCCCGTGTACCCACCCGTCCGGAACGACGCGCCAGCCACCTCCCGCCCGTCGACCGCCACTCTGCGCCGCGGTGTGCGCCTGGAACGGCTGTGGGCCGCGATCCGCGAGTTCGAACTGGCCGTTCCGCAGCTCGCGCCGGCCGGCCCGGCGTTCGCCGCGCCCGTCCCCGCGGTGCCGGTCGCGTTCGCCGCGCCGCTGCTGCGCTCGACCGCCACCGGCCCGACCGCCGCCGGCAGCCCGTCCGGCGGCGCCGCCCCGGCCGCGGGGGCGCGGGCCCGCACGGTGCCCGCCCCCGGCACCCGCGGCCGCTCGCGCAGCGCGCCCGCCGGGCCCGGCTACGACACCGAGCACAACCCGGTGGTGGAGCTGGTCGAGCGGGCCCAGAACGGCGAGAGCGAGGCCTTCGGGCGGCTCTACGACCACTACGCCGACACCGTGTACCGGTACATCTACTACCGGGTCGGCAGCCGGGCCACCGCCGAGGACCTGACCAGCGAGACCTTCCTGCGCGCGCTGCGCCGGATCGGCACCTTCACCTGGCAGGGCCGCGACTTCGGCGCCTGGCTGGTGACCATCGCCCGCAACCTGGTGGCCGACCACTTCAAGTCCAGCCGGTTCCGGCTGGAGGTCACCACCGGCGAGATGCTGGACTCCAACGAGTGCGAGCGCAGCCCCGAGGAGTCGGTGCTGGAGTCGCTCTCCAACGCCGCCCTGCTGGACGCGGTGCGCCGGCTCAACCCGCAGCAGCAGGAGTGCGTGACGCTGCGCTTCCTGCAGGGCCTGTCGGTGGCCGAGACGGCCCGGATCATGGGCAAGAACGAGGGCGCCATCAAGACGCTGCAGTACCGGGCGGTGCGCACGCTGGCCCGCCTGCTGCCGCCGGACGCCAGGTGATCCGCCGGCCGTGGACGCGATAGCCCACAGACCGCCGCCCAGCCCGTCGCCGCCGCCCCCGGCGGCCGACGGGGCGTCAACCCGGGCCGGGCGTCGGCACGTCCGGGTGACGGGGCGGTCATCTGCTCTGCTTAATACGCCAGGGGGGTCGTGCGTAACCGACTCCCGACACCGCTCGTTGGCCAGCGTGCAATCCGCCACCGGGCCCGCAGTCAAGTGCGAACTCGAACTGTCACCCGATGGTGTGGTTTCGGCCTGTCGGGACAACCAACCGGCGGGCCACGGTGTCGAAAACGACGAAGGGAGGTGTGGCCCGTGACGGCAAACGTGCTGGAGCACCGGCGGGCGAAGTCCTTCGCCGAGGCGCTGGAGGCCCACCAGAGTGACCACCGGAACAGCGGCTCGCACCGGGCCGGCTCCGCCGCCATGACCGAGCTCCTCGCCATGGCCGACGCACTCGGCGCGGTCCCCGCCCCCGGGCTCGCGGCCGAGACGCGGACGGTCCAACGCGCCCAGCTGATGGCCGCGTTCGAGCAGGAGTGGTCCGGCGGCGCACCCACCGCGGTCCTCCCCGCCCAGCGCGGCCGGCGCGCCCAACGCTCCCGCTGGGGCCGCCGGTTGGCGATCGGCGGCCTGGTCGCCGGCGTCGCGGTCGGCTCGCTGGCCGGAGCCGCCGCCGCGTCCACCAACGCCCTCCCGGGGGACGCCCTGTACGGCATGAAGCGCGGGCTGGAGGGCTTGCGCCTCGACTTCGCCGACAGCGACACCGAGCGCGGCGCCCTGCTGCTCCAGCAGGCGTCCACCCGGCTCGACGAGGCGCAGAGCCTGCTCGGCCGGGCCGACAGCCCCACCTCGCTCAGCCCGGCCACGGTCGACCAGGTCCGCCGCGCGCTCGACGACATGCACGCCGAGGCGCTGCGCGGCCGCGACCTGCTGCGCGCGGTCTACCGCAACGACGGCTCGCTCGCCCCGATGCGCCAGCTCGCCGGCTTCGCCGGGGAGGACCAGCGCTGGTCGGCCCTGCAGTCCAAGCTGCCCTCCGGGCTGAGCCCGCAGGCCAGCAAGGTCGACCGGCTGTTCGACGACATAAGCGAGGACGTCGCGCCGCTGCGCCTGGGGCAGGCCCCGGGCCAGAGCAGCGGCGGCGGCGACAGCGGCGGCGCCTCCTCCGGGGGCGGCGCGAGCAGCGGCACCGGCGCGGGCACCACCGCCGGCAGCTCGGCGGGCACCGGGACGGGCCAGCAGCCGCTGCTGCCCGGCCTGCCGGTCACCGGCGGCGCGGT is part of the Kitasatospora setae KM-6054 genome and harbors:
- a CDS encoding ECF subfamily RNA polymerase sigma factor, BldN family, yielding MYPPVRNDAPATSRPSTATLRRGVRLERLWAAIREFELAVPQLAPAGPAFAAPVPAVPVAFAAPLLRSTATGPTAAGSPSGGAAPAAGARARTVPAPGTRGRSRSAPAGPGYDTEHNPVVELVERAQNGESEAFGRLYDHYADTVYRYIYYRVGSRATAEDLTSETFLRALRRIGTFTWQGRDFGAWLVTIARNLVADHFKSSRFRLEVTTGEMLDSNECERSPEESVLESLSNAALLDAVRRLNPQQQECVTLRFLQGLSVAETARIMGKNEGAIKTLQYRAVRTLARLLPPDAR
- a CDS encoding 3'-5' exonuclease, with the protein product MSGYAVVDVEATGRSPWRHRVVEVAVVQLDAGLRTEREFATLVDPGGPVGPTHVHGIAQADVLGAPRFRQIAPRLLELLAGRVLVGHHVTCDRAFLEREFARIGVALPQVPLLCTMRLARRQLPEAGGYGLSACVDAAGLGWFPAHTALGDARATVELLRHCRRTGGCSEEPPPERSVEQPAGQPPVPWPRLAPARAARAGGAAPLLRRVAQLGPWPAGVEGPRALIGSAGYE
- a CDS encoding HAD family hydrolase, giving the protein MAALRRLTQSKRSTDDRTALAGEAAADAARAQLPPEDTAAEGPPAAAEPAGDHTPVPGDVRAAAFFDCDNTILRGAAIFYLGVGLYRRRFFSRRDLARFAWQQAAFRLRGSENPDHIADARDSALGLVAGKRTADLEQICEEIFEPVLAEKVWPGTRALVQMHLDAGQRVWLVTAAPQEVARLIARRLGMTGALGTVAETADGVYTGRLVGGMLHGPAKAAAVRALARREQLDLARCAAFSDSANDIPMLSLVGHPYVINPDRALRRHARAMGWRVRDFRTGRKAARIGLPAAAGLGVLAGAAAAAVAVHRRRRA
- a CDS encoding DUF5667 domain-containing protein, which codes for MTANVLEHRRAKSFAEALEAHQSDHRNSGSHRAGSAAMTELLAMADALGAVPAPGLAAETRTVQRAQLMAAFEQEWSGGAPTAVLPAQRGRRAQRSRWGRRLAIGGLVAGVAVGSLAGAAAASTNALPGDALYGMKRGLEGLRLDFADSDTERGALLLQQASTRLDEAQSLLGRADSPTSLSPATVDQVRRALDDMHAEALRGRDLLRAVYRNDGSLAPMRQLAGFAGEDQRWSALQSKLPSGLSPQASKVDRLFDDISEDVAPLRLGQAPGQSSGGGDSGGASSGGGASSGTGAGTTAGSSAGTGTGQQPLLPGLPVTGGAVGGHAPATAPSSRATPSTPGGGAAGGLGDLLGGLTGSGASPAASGSPAAGGGAPANASPAPSGSPAAPPADSGQGITIPPLIPGLLPGLTLK
- a CDS encoding glutamyl-tRNA reductase, with the translated sequence MSLLVVGLSHRTAPVGVLERAALTGQTPTRLLHDAAASATVGEAALVNTCNRIELYADVDKFHAGVAELSQLLAGHSGVDLDELTPHLYVHYEDRAVHHLFSVACGLDSMVVGEGQILGQLRDALARAQEEHTAGRGLNELFQQALRVGKRAHSETGIDKAGQSLVTFGLEQVAAGAGPIAGKRALVVGAGSMSSLAAATLARAGVTDLLVANRTPARAERLVEILGGAARVLDFAKVPQALADVDLVISCTGAAGTVIDAPAVAAALASRTAARPLAFLDLAMPRDVDHTVRDLDGALLVDLETLSHAHAATPGAGDVDAVSGIVADEVTAFGQAQRAARIAPTVVALRAMASEVVSGELARLTSRLPDLDERSRAEISQTVRRVVDKLLHAPTVKVKQLAAEPGGASYAEALRELFDLDPAAVHAVSGTPIGAQAGSSIPPGGVPAAQAALAPPAGASAPPAGATR
- a CDS encoding glutaredoxin family protein, encoding MNLLRRAKKNPADTVVTLVGKPGCHLCEDARAVVLKVTADLGATFEEKDVLQDPELYERYAEQIPVTLIDGRQHDFWRVDESRLRKALGG
- a CDS encoding redox-sensing transcriptional repressor Rex produces the protein MAIGRPSPSSSQTPDPGAARRSSRARGIPEATVARLPLYLRALTALSERSVPTVSSEELAAAAGVNSAKLRKDFSYLGSYGTRGVGYDVEYLVYQISRELGLTQDWPVVIVGIGNLGHALANYGGFASRGFRVAALLDADPHVVGSAAAGLPVRHMDELEEIVATQHVSIGVITTPPGAAQQVCDRLVEAGVTSILNFAPTVLTVPDGVDVRKVDLSIELQILAFHEQRKAGDEPAAGDSVLDRAPGPVRAAAAKLRRAAGGKAEQAKAAPAAPAAPAKGGPDDDLSAVMPA